In one Bradyrhizobium sp. 4 genomic region, the following are encoded:
- a CDS encoding MBL fold metallo-hydrolase, which yields MNAKTDTVQSSADALRYPWEQHPGPEQVVEVKPGVLWARLKLPFRLNHVNIYLLADGDGYAMIDAGFGNEETIEAWTKLFDGPLRGVNITRLIVTHSHPDHVGLAGWIVERFNCPLVMSQVEYLQSVYHQNRGTEERQEAQRLFFRRHGMDESLTEKLLGRGQDYLKRVSVLPPSYRRISHGEDVVIGTRRFKVITGGGHALDQVMLYCADDKLFLSADQVLSKISPNVSVWAVEPDQNSLGEYLASLASLTTTLPYDVLVLPGHGVPFYGLKTRIKQLADHHEERCRLIAEACREVPQTSRALVPVVFNKHVLDEHQMGFAAGELVAHVNYMIVEGRLTAEMKDGVLQFRTT from the coding sequence ATGAACGCAAAGACCGACACCGTGCAGTCCTCCGCCGACGCCCTGCGCTATCCCTGGGAACAGCATCCCGGCCCCGAACAGGTCGTCGAGGTGAAGCCCGGTGTGTTGTGGGCGCGGCTGAAGCTGCCGTTCCGGCTCAACCATGTGAACATCTACCTGCTCGCCGACGGTGACGGCTATGCCATGATCGATGCCGGCTTCGGCAATGAGGAGACGATCGAAGCCTGGACGAAGCTGTTCGACGGGCCGCTGAGGGGCGTCAACATCACGCGCCTGATCGTGACCCATTCCCATCCCGATCATGTCGGTCTGGCCGGGTGGATCGTCGAGCGGTTCAACTGCCCGCTGGTGATGTCGCAGGTCGAATATCTGCAATCGGTCTATCACCAGAACCGCGGCACCGAGGAGCGGCAGGAAGCGCAGCGGCTGTTCTTCCGCCGCCACGGCATGGACGAGTCGCTCACCGAAAAACTGCTCGGCCGCGGCCAGGACTACCTCAAGCGCGTCTCGGTGCTGCCCCCGTCCTACCGCCGCATCTCGCATGGCGAGGACGTCGTGATCGGCACGCGCCGCTTCAAGGTGATCACCGGCGGCGGTCACGCGCTCGACCAGGTGATGCTGTATTGCGCCGACGACAAGCTGTTCCTCTCGGCCGACCAGGTGCTGAGCAAGATCTCGCCGAACGTCAGCGTGTGGGCGGTCGAACCCGATCAGAACTCACTGGGCGAATATCTGGCCTCGCTCGCCAGCCTTACGACGACTCTCCCCTATGACGTGCTGGTGCTGCCCGGCCACGGCGTGCCGTTCTACGGCCTGAAGACCCGCATCAAGCAGCTCGCCGATCACCACGAGGAGCGCTGCCGCCTGATCGCGGAAGCCTGCCGCGAGGTGCCGCAGACCTCGCGCGCCCTGGTGCCCGTGGTGTTTAACAAGCACGTGCTGGACGAACACCAGATGGGCTTCGCCGCCGGCGAACTGGTCGCCCACGTCAACTACATGATCGTGGAAGGCCGGCTGACGGCGGAGATGAAAGACGGCGTGTTGCAGTTCAGGACGACCTGA
- a CDS encoding methyl-accepting chemotaxis protein — translation MAIRLGLGRLLGRIRPRFKMPTWGVRGSLFTAFAVIAGMGLVIAAGAGFVFNHLGSTMMDLSGRDIPRLSASLQLASQSATLAAQGPGLLASPSDEALNERTKKVQEIQQLAMAKLGEIIELGADKQIATALRDTAKSIDEATQSLVSAARERLDTGALHDKQYEALRKAQLTFVGAAGPAMLDAQTRLNAILGAAEVSADDATEAARTVSQVATISANGNLMAADMMAALSANNSDTLEAIEKEFKATRDRVKSNLEDLPNMASMQAVRDTVQKLFAFGEGKSGVFKIRQKELDAIDYGQTILDETRKLNVGLGISVQQLVEGVQKETNASTFQARHEISLATTAMLALGALTLVGSALFVWLYVGRNILRRIRELQRAMQLLSAGDLDTEIVRSRQNDEIGAMKETLTVFRDSMIEARALASEQDRDRVAKAERAAQMEAKIAEFEGAVRTALDNLAQSANSMQSTAQSMSNTADQSNALVNAVASAAEETSVNVQTVSSGTEQLSSSIEEISKQVVTSAAIARKAVDEAGATDATVQSLADSASRISVVVDLIQTIASQTNLLALNATIEAARAGEAGRGFAVVASEVKSLASQTAKATEEIRSQIASMQSVTTSAVGAIQGIGRIIGEINDVTTTIAAAVEEQGAATREIARNIQHAAGGTSEVSSNIVGVSTASAEAGAAANEVLGASDALRREADMLRGEIDAFLNNMRAA, via the coding sequence ATGGCGATCCGTCTGGGCCTTGGCCGCTTGCTTGGTCGTATCCGGCCTCGTTTCAAAATGCCGACATGGGGCGTGCGCGGCAGCCTGTTCACGGCCTTCGCGGTGATCGCGGGCATGGGCCTCGTGATTGCAGCCGGCGCCGGCTTCGTCTTCAACCATCTCGGCAGCACCATGATGGACCTGAGCGGCCGCGACATCCCGCGCCTTTCCGCCAGCCTTCAACTCGCATCGCAAAGCGCAACGCTTGCGGCACAGGGGCCGGGCCTCCTGGCGTCGCCGTCCGACGAGGCGCTGAACGAACGCACCAAGAAGGTGCAGGAGATCCAGCAGCTCGCCATGGCCAAGCTCGGCGAGATCATCGAGCTCGGCGCCGACAAGCAGATCGCAACCGCGTTGCGCGACACCGCCAAGAGCATCGACGAGGCGACCCAGAGCCTGGTGTCGGCTGCGCGCGAACGGCTGGATACCGGCGCACTGCACGACAAGCAATATGAAGCGCTCCGCAAGGCGCAGCTCACCTTCGTCGGTGCGGCCGGTCCTGCCATGCTGGATGCGCAAACGCGCCTGAACGCGATCCTCGGCGCGGCGGAAGTTTCCGCCGACGATGCCACCGAAGCCGCCCGCACCGTCTCCCAGGTCGCGACCATCTCCGCCAACGGCAATCTGATGGCTGCCGACATGATGGCGGCGCTGTCGGCCAACAACAGCGATACCCTGGAGGCGATCGAGAAGGAGTTCAAGGCGACGCGCGACCGCGTCAAGTCGAACCTCGAGGACCTGCCGAACATGGCCTCGATGCAGGCGGTGCGCGACACCGTGCAAAAGCTGTTCGCCTTCGGCGAAGGCAAGTCCGGCGTGTTCAAGATCCGCCAGAAAGAGCTCGACGCGATCGACTACGGCCAGACCATCCTGGACGAGACCCGCAAGCTCAATGTCGGCCTCGGCATCAGCGTGCAGCAGCTCGTCGAGGGCGTGCAGAAGGAGACCAACGCGTCGACCTTCCAGGCGCGGCATGAGATCTCGCTCGCGACCACCGCGATGCTGGCACTCGGCGCTCTGACGCTGGTCGGCTCGGCGCTGTTCGTCTGGCTCTATGTCGGCCGCAACATCCTGCGCCGCATTCGCGAGCTTCAACGCGCCATGCAGTTGCTCTCGGCCGGCGACCTCGACACCGAGATCGTCCGCTCCCGGCAGAACGACGAGATCGGCGCGATGAAGGAAACGCTGACGGTGTTCCGCGACAGCATGATCGAAGCTCGCGCGCTTGCGAGCGAGCAAGACAGGGATCGCGTCGCCAAGGCCGAGCGTGCGGCGCAGATGGAAGCGAAGATTGCAGAATTCGAGGGCGCGGTCCGCACCGCACTCGACAATCTCGCGCAGTCAGCCAATTCGATGCAATCGACCGCGCAGAGCATGTCGAACACGGCAGACCAGTCCAATGCGCTGGTGAACGCGGTTGCCTCCGCAGCCGAAGAGACCTCGGTCAACGTGCAGACCGTATCATCAGGCACCGAGCAGCTCTCGTCCTCGATCGAGGAGATCAGCAAGCAGGTCGTGACCTCGGCCGCGATCGCCAGGAAGGCGGTCGACGAAGCCGGCGCGACCGATGCCACGGTGCAGAGCCTCGCCGACAGCGCGAGCCGCATCAGCGTGGTGGTCGACCTGATCCAGACCATTGCCTCGCAGACCAATCTGCTGGCGCTCAACGCCACCATCGAGGCGGCGCGCGCGGGCGAAGCCGGTCGTGGCTTCGCGGTGGTCGCCTCCGAGGTGAAGAGCCTCGCGAGCCAGACTGCCAAGGCGACGGAGGAGATCCGCAGCCAGATCGCCAGCATGCAGTCAGTGACGACTTCGGCCGTCGGCGCCATCCAGGGCATCGGCCGGATCATCGGCGAGATCAACGACGTCACCACGACGATCGCCGCCGCGGTCGAGGAACAGGGCGCGGCGACCCGCGAGATCGCCCGCAACATCCAGCATGCCGCTGGCGGCACCAGCGAGGTTTCCAGCAACATCGTCGGCGTCTCCACGGCTTCGGCGGAAGCCGGCGCAGCGGCGAACGAAGTGCTCGGCGCCTCCGACGCGCTCCGCCGCGAGGCCGACATGCTGCGCGGAGAGATCGACGCGTTCCTCAACAACATGCGGGCGGCGTAG
- a CDS encoding outer membrane beta-barrel protein, whose amino-acid sequence MKKILFATVALLVVGAAAPAVGADLGNRNYYKAPAPAYAAPIYNWTGFYIGGHVGGAFSSDNNFSGLSTGNNGNGRFLGGLQAGADWQFNPNFVVGVEGQYSWLSGSVGAVFPGGVAYTNDQRGLGSITGRVGYTWGPGLLYVKGGYAYSDNNEKVTVGGVPAAFVITGDHRNGYTVGAGLEYMFAPNWSAKAEYQYYNFGDAHFTGGPLAGTGNFTTDDHTIKAGVNYRFNWANSAVARY is encoded by the coding sequence ATGAAGAAGATTCTGTTTGCGACCGTTGCGCTGCTCGTGGTGGGCGCTGCCGCGCCGGCGGTCGGTGCCGATCTCGGTAACCGCAATTACTATAAGGCGCCCGCGCCCGCCTATGCCGCGCCGATCTACAACTGGACCGGCTTCTACATCGGCGGCCATGTCGGCGGCGCGTTCTCCAGCGACAACAATTTCAGCGGCCTCTCCACCGGCAACAACGGCAACGGCCGTTTCCTCGGCGGTCTGCAGGCCGGCGCGGACTGGCAGTTCAACCCGAACTTCGTTGTCGGCGTCGAAGGCCAGTATTCCTGGCTCTCCGGCAGCGTCGGCGCGGTGTTCCCGGGCGGCGTCGCCTACACCAACGACCAGCGTGGTCTCGGCTCGATCACCGGCCGCGTCGGCTACACCTGGGGTCCGGGCCTGCTCTATGTGAAGGGCGGCTACGCTTATTCGGACAACAACGAGAAGGTGACCGTCGGCGGCGTGCCGGCTGCCTTCGTCATCACGGGCGATCACCGCAACGGCTACACCGTCGGCGCCGGGCTCGAATACATGTTCGCGCCGAACTGGTCGGCCAAGGCCGAGTACCAGTACTACAATTTCGGCGACGCGCACTTCACCGGTGGTCCGCTGGCGGGCACCGGCAACTTCACCACCGACGACCACACCATCAAGGCGGGCGTCAACTACCGCTTCAACTGGGCCAACTCGGCGGTCGCGCGCTACTGA
- a CDS encoding Rid family hydrolase has product MKRIRVEPISTYLERRRRGPIYPIVVVEGLVYLSGLPPFDPETGEVRALPFERQAEIVLDQMKCCLEAAGSSLAEVIKCNVYCTPDPAHFATFNEVYARYFQDCSPARIFLHVPSWPGPFDIEVDCVALARQHG; this is encoded by the coding sequence ATGAAACGCATCCGCGTGGAGCCGATATCGACCTATCTGGAGCGCCGCCGCAGAGGCCCGATCTATCCCATCGTCGTCGTCGAAGGCTTGGTCTATCTATCCGGCTTGCCGCCATTCGATCCCGAAACGGGCGAGGTCAGAGCGCTACCGTTCGAGCGGCAGGCCGAGATCGTGCTCGACCAGATGAAATGCTGCCTGGAAGCGGCGGGGTCGTCGCTGGCGGAGGTGATCAAGTGCAATGTCTATTGTACGCCCGATCCCGCGCATTTCGCCACGTTCAACGAGGTCTATGCCCGTTACTTCCAGGACTGTTCACCGGCGCGCATCTTCCTGCACGTTCCGTCGTGGCCTGGGCCATTTGACATCGAGGTCGATTGCGTCGCGCTGGCGAGGCAACATGGATGA
- a CDS encoding helix-turn-helix transcriptional regulator → MVAAANMVEVAALVGDTARATMLAALMGGQALTASELAARARISRSTASGHLGKLVGARLLIVTQKRRNRYYRIASPLVARMLESIKAVAAIEVPPRHQSRSIADDQLRFARTCYDHLAGYLGVAIADALVAKAHVVLTDDGGELTASGTHFLSAFGAVLEPKSGSRRIFCRPCLDWSERRFHVAGHVGAEIQRCCLERGWLRRDRDTRIVHVTPAGQIGLSKTFGIHLSGNGNRSPAPSPAHEVMNGIPMEIRR, encoded by the coding sequence ATGGTCGCAGCGGCAAACATGGTCGAGGTGGCGGCACTGGTCGGCGATACCGCGCGGGCCACGATGCTGGCGGCGCTGATGGGCGGGCAGGCCCTGACCGCGAGCGAACTGGCGGCGCGCGCGCGAATATCGAGGTCGACGGCAAGCGGACATCTCGGCAAGCTGGTCGGGGCGCGGCTGCTCATCGTGACGCAGAAACGTCGCAACCGCTATTACCGCATCGCGTCTCCTTTGGTGGCCAGGATGCTGGAGAGCATCAAGGCCGTTGCCGCCATCGAGGTTCCGCCGCGCCATCAGTCACGCTCGATCGCCGACGATCAACTTCGCTTTGCGCGCACCTGCTACGACCATCTGGCCGGCTATCTCGGCGTCGCCATCGCCGACGCCCTCGTCGCCAAAGCGCACGTCGTGCTCACCGATGACGGCGGAGAGTTAACGGCCTCCGGAACGCATTTCCTCTCCGCGTTCGGCGCGGTGCTGGAGCCGAAATCCGGAAGCAGGCGAATCTTCTGCCGCCCATGCCTGGACTGGAGCGAGCGTCGCTTTCACGTCGCCGGTCACGTCGGCGCAGAGATTCAACGTTGCTGCCTGGAGCGCGGCTGGCTGAGACGGGACCGCGACACGCGGATCGTGCACGTCACGCCAGCCGGGCAAATCGGTTTGAGCAAGACATTCGGCATCCATCTGAGCGGTAACGGCAACCGCTCCCCGGCACCTTCGCCCGCGCACGAAGTTATGAATGGGATACCCATGGAAATCCGCCGCTGA
- a CDS encoding ABC transporter ATP-binding protein, producing MTAPPAVSIKNLRIALPKGAERPFAVDGVSLDLRPGKIVCVVGESGSGKSMCAHALMGLLPDTVTVTSGEIQFEGRDLLKLDDDGWRDLRGRRLAMIFQEPMTALNPLMRIGDQMAEMFEAHGLLTPREWRAKALSLAREVGLPDPERIVRAYPHQLSGGQRQRAMIAMALALEPAVLVADEPTTALDVTTQAQILKLIRNLQRNRNMAVMFITHDFGVVADIADQVVVLRHGKVVEEGPASAVFNAPQHDYTKALLAAVPSMDPPARSALDDQAKALEVIGLDKTYVTSGGWFREDRRVDAARQVNFTILKGETLGLVGESGSGKSSVARLVMRLIEVDRGTVRIGETDLTKLAGKALRAERHRIQMIFQDPFASLNPRRKVGHIIVDGPIAAGTDPKVAFDRARDLLKMVGLDAGAFERYPHEFSGGQRQRIGIARALALEPEIIVADEAVSALDVSVQAQVLRLLEDLKARLGLSMLFITHDLRVAAQICDRIAVMQRGVIVELKPTAELFAAPEHVYTRELLAAVPGRKDRAPAA from the coding sequence ATGACCGCACCGCCCGCCGTCTCCATCAAGAACTTGCGGATCGCGCTGCCCAAGGGCGCGGAACGGCCGTTCGCGGTCGACGGCGTCTCGCTCGATCTGCGGCCGGGCAAGATCGTCTGCGTCGTCGGCGAATCCGGCTCGGGCAAATCGATGTGCGCGCATGCGCTGATGGGCCTGCTGCCTGACACGGTCACCGTCACCTCCGGCGAGATCCAGTTCGAAGGCCGCGACCTGCTCAAGCTCGACGACGACGGCTGGCGCGATCTGCGCGGCCGCCGGCTCGCGATGATCTTTCAGGAGCCGATGACCGCGCTCAATCCGTTGATGCGGATCGGCGACCAGATGGCGGAGATGTTCGAGGCGCACGGGCTGCTCACGCCGAGGGAATGGCGCGCCAAGGCGCTGTCGCTGGCGCGCGAGGTCGGCCTCCCCGATCCCGAGCGCATCGTGCGCGCCTATCCGCACCAGCTCTCCGGCGGCCAGCGCCAGCGCGCCATGATCGCGATGGCGCTCGCGCTCGAACCGGCGGTGCTGGTCGCGGACGAGCCGACAACCGCGCTCGACGTCACCACGCAAGCGCAGATCCTGAAACTGATCCGCAACCTCCAGCGCAATCGCAACATGGCGGTGATGTTCATCACCCATGATTTCGGCGTGGTCGCCGACATCGCCGACCAGGTCGTCGTGTTGCGCCACGGCAAGGTGGTCGAGGAAGGCCCCGCCTCGGCCGTCTTCAACGCGCCGCAGCACGACTACACCAAGGCGCTGCTCGCCGCCGTGCCCTCGATGGACCCGCCCGCCCGCAGCGCCCTCGACGACCAGGCCAAGGCGCTCGAGGTGATCGGACTGGACAAGACCTACGTCACCTCGGGCGGCTGGTTCCGCGAGGACCGCCGCGTCGATGCCGCGCGCCAAGTCAACTTCACGATTCTCAAGGGCGAGACGCTCGGCCTGGTCGGCGAATCCGGTTCCGGCAAATCGTCGGTGGCCCGCCTTGTGATGCGGCTGATCGAGGTCGACCGCGGCACCGTGCGGATCGGCGAGACCGATCTCACAAAGCTCGCGGGCAAGGCGCTACGCGCCGAGCGCCATCGCATCCAGATGATCTTCCAGGATCCGTTCGCTTCGCTCAATCCGCGCCGCAAGGTCGGTCATATCATTGTCGACGGCCCGATCGCGGCCGGCACCGATCCGAAAGTCGCGTTCGACCGCGCCCGCGATCTCCTCAAGATGGTCGGCCTCGATGCCGGCGCGTTCGAGCGCTATCCGCATGAATTCTCCGGCGGCCAGCGCCAGCGCATCGGCATTGCCCGCGCGCTCGCACTCGAGCCCGAGATCATCGTCGCGGATGAGGCCGTCTCGGCGCTCGACGTCTCCGTGCAGGCGCAGGTCCTGAGGCTGCTCGAAGACCTCAAGGCCCGCCTCGGCCTCTCGATGCTGTTTATCACCCACGATCTACGCGTTGCCGCCCAGATCTGTGACCGCATCGCCGTGATGCAGCGCGGCGTCATCGTCGAGCTGAAGCCGACCGCGGAGCTCTTCGCCGCGCCCGAGCATGTCTATACGCGCGAACTGCTCGCGGCGGTGCCTGGACGGAAGGATCGCGCGCCGGCGGCGTGA
- a CDS encoding ABC transporter permease — protein MNQFWKSMLRSPSGVIGLIILLLAISVALFGPMLFPNSPWRMVQRPFLPPFTLATVPLGTDALGRDVFAGMIFGARVSLLVGMVSTLVALVVGVPIGAMAGYFGGRVDDALMRFTEFFQTIPSFALAIVLVAILQPSIYSIVASIALVSWPPVARLVRGEVLSLRTREYVQAAVVTGQSNTWIILREILPNTLSPVIVLASLMVATAILLESSLAFLGLGDPNLISWGYMVGAGRTVIRQAWWITVFPGVAILISVLGLNLIGEGLNDALNPRLSREGR, from the coding sequence ATGAACCAGTTCTGGAAATCGATGCTGAGGAGCCCGAGCGGCGTCATCGGGCTCATCATCCTGCTCCTTGCGATCTCGGTCGCGTTGTTTGGTCCGATGCTGTTCCCGAACTCGCCCTGGCGCATGGTGCAGCGGCCGTTCCTGCCGCCGTTCACGCTCGCGACCGTGCCGCTCGGCACCGATGCACTCGGCCGCGACGTGTTCGCGGGAATGATCTTTGGCGCACGCGTCTCGCTGCTCGTCGGCATGGTCTCCACCTTGGTGGCGCTGGTCGTCGGCGTTCCCATCGGCGCCATGGCCGGCTATTTTGGCGGCAGGGTCGACGACGCCCTGATGCGCTTCACCGAGTTCTTCCAGACCATTCCGAGCTTTGCGCTCGCGATCGTGCTGGTCGCGATCCTGCAGCCCTCGATCTATTCGATCGTCGCCTCGATCGCGCTGGTAAGCTGGCCGCCGGTCGCGCGCCTCGTCCGCGGCGAGGTGCTGTCGTTGCGCACGCGGGAGTACGTCCAGGCCGCGGTGGTCACGGGCCAGAGCAACACCTGGATCATCCTGCGCGAAATCCTGCCGAACACGTTGTCGCCGGTGATCGTGCTGGCCTCGCTGATGGTGGCGACCGCGATCCTGCTGGAATCCTCGCTGGCGTTCCTCGGCCTCGGCGATCCCAATCTGATCTCCTGGGGCTACATGGTCGGTGCCGGCCGTACCGTGATCCGCCAGGCCTGGTGGATCACCGTATTTCCCGGCGTCGCGATCCTGATCTCGGTGCTCGGCCTCAATTTGATCGGCGAAGGCCTCAACGACGCGCTCAATCCGCGGCTGTCACGGGAGGGCCGCTGA
- a CDS encoding ABC transporter permease encodes MLSFVAQRIAKGVIVLLAIVVLNFFLIRLAPGDPAVVMAGEAGASDQIFVQQLREKFGLDKPLPEQLFIYVKGIATLDLGFSFRQQAPVAKLIGERLPATLLLTLTAFAISLVLGILFGTFAARFAGTFLDTAITVFALIFYAMPIFWVALMSILLFSVTMDWLPSFGYETVGANFTGFAHAVDVAKHLIMPAMTLGLFFMATYTRMTRASMLEVKRLDFVKTARAKGLSDAVIQRRHVLRNALLPVVTLAGVHSGTLIGGAVITETVFAWPGIGRLMYDALLQRDYNLLLGVFVICSAMVLIFNLITDLVYRLVDPRIEFTT; translated from the coding sequence ATGCTCTCCTTTGTCGCTCAGCGTATCGCGAAGGGCGTGATCGTCCTGCTTGCGATCGTCGTCCTCAATTTCTTCCTGATCCGGCTCGCGCCCGGCGATCCCGCCGTCGTGATGGCGGGCGAGGCGGGCGCCAGCGACCAGATCTTCGTCCAGCAGCTCAGGGAGAAGTTCGGTCTGGACAAGCCGCTGCCTGAGCAGCTCTTCATCTACGTCAAGGGCATTGCTACCCTCGACCTCGGCTTCTCGTTCCGCCAGCAGGCACCGGTCGCGAAGCTGATCGGCGAACGACTGCCCGCGACATTGCTGCTGACGCTGACGGCGTTTGCGATCTCGCTCGTACTCGGCATTCTCTTCGGCACCTTCGCCGCGCGCTTTGCCGGAACCTTTCTCGACACCGCGATCACCGTCTTTGCCCTGATATTCTACGCAATGCCGATCTTCTGGGTGGCGCTCATGAGCATCCTGCTGTTTTCGGTCACCATGGATTGGCTGCCGAGCTTCGGCTACGAGACCGTCGGCGCCAACTTCACCGGCTTCGCTCATGCCGTCGATGTGGCAAAGCACCTGATCATGCCGGCGATGACGCTCGGCCTGTTCTTTATGGCGACCTACACCCGCATGACGCGCGCCTCGATGCTGGAGGTGAAGCGTCTCGACTTCGTCAAGACCGCGCGCGCCAAAGGCCTCTCCGATGCCGTGATCCAGCGTCGCCACGTCCTGCGCAACGCGCTGCTCCCCGTCGTGACGCTCGCCGGCGTCCACTCTGGCACCCTGATCGGCGGCGCCGTCATCACCGAGACCGTGTTCGCCTGGCCCGGCATCGGACGCCTGATGTACGACGCCCTGCTCCAGCGCGACTACAATCTGCTGCTCGGCGTCTTCGTGATCTGCTCCGCCATGGTCCTGATCTTCAACCTCATCACCGACCTGGTTTATCGCCTGGTCGACCCGCGCATCGAATTCACCACATGA
- a CDS encoding ABC transporter substrate-binding protein, with translation MSKRVLLGVLLACGLAAPALAQEPKAGGAINAVIQPEPPGLMLAMVQNGPVQMVSGNIFEGLLRYSPKLEPQPELAESWSVSEDAKTYTFKLRKGVTWHDGKPFTAADVLFSLEMLKQTHARARNNLAQVDKVEAPDDYTVVFTLKQPFGPFLGIFEVGSMPMVPKHLYEGTDWKTNPYNNAPVGTGPFMFKEWQKGSFIRLVKNPNYCEKGKPYLDEIYWQIIPDAAARSVAYETGKVDVLPGGSVENFDVPRLSKLKDTCVTGAGWEFFSPLAWLWLNNRQGPLADKRVRQAVMFAIDRDFAKDVIWNGLGKVATGPSASTIKYYTDDVPKYPYDPAKAKALLKEAGYKGEKIRLLPLAYGETWQRWGEAVKQNLQDVGMNIETIATDVAGGNQKIGDWDYDIAFTYLYQYGDPALGVGRNYVSSAIAKGQVFNNVEGYSNPEIDKLFADGAVATPDSKRKEIYEKAQKILVEDVPVAWMLELQFPTIMRCKVKNLITTGIGVNDGFKDAWLDK, from the coding sequence ATGTCAAAACGAGTGTTGCTTGGTGTCCTCCTGGCTTGTGGTCTCGCGGCCCCGGCACTGGCGCAAGAGCCGAAAGCGGGTGGAGCGATCAATGCCGTGATTCAGCCCGAGCCGCCCGGCCTGATGCTGGCAATGGTCCAGAACGGCCCGGTGCAGATGGTGTCGGGCAACATTTTCGAAGGCCTGCTTCGCTACAGCCCCAAGCTCGAACCGCAGCCGGAGCTCGCCGAGAGCTGGAGTGTCAGCGAGGACGCAAAAACCTACACATTCAAGCTCAGGAAGGGCGTGACGTGGCATGACGGCAAGCCCTTCACCGCCGCCGACGTGCTGTTCTCGCTCGAGATGCTGAAACAGACCCACGCGCGCGCCCGCAACAATCTGGCGCAGGTCGACAAGGTCGAGGCTCCCGACGACTACACGGTGGTGTTCACTCTGAAGCAGCCGTTCGGCCCGTTCCTCGGCATCTTCGAGGTCGGCTCGATGCCGATGGTGCCGAAGCATCTTTATGAAGGCACCGACTGGAAGACCAATCCCTACAACAACGCCCCCGTCGGCACCGGCCCCTTCATGTTCAAGGAATGGCAGAAGGGCTCATTCATCCGCCTGGTCAAGAACCCGAACTATTGCGAGAAGGGCAAGCCCTATCTCGACGAGATCTACTGGCAGATCATTCCCGATGCCGCGGCGCGCTCGGTGGCGTATGAGACCGGCAAGGTCGACGTGCTGCCCGGCGGCTCGGTCGAGAATTTCGACGTGCCGCGGCTGTCCAAGCTGAAGGACACCTGCGTCACCGGCGCCGGCTGGGAGTTCTTCTCGCCGCTGGCCTGGCTGTGGCTCAACAATCGCCAGGGTCCGCTCGCCGACAAGCGGGTGCGGCAGGCGGTCATGTTTGCGATCGACCGCGACTTCGCCAAGGACGTGATCTGGAACGGGCTCGGCAAGGTCGCAACCGGCCCGTCGGCCTCGACCATCAAATACTACACCGACGACGTGCCGAAATACCCTTACGATCCCGCCAAGGCCAAGGCGCTGCTGAAGGAAGCCGGCTACAAGGGCGAGAAGATCCGCCTTCTGCCGCTCGCCTATGGCGAGACCTGGCAGCGCTGGGGTGAAGCCGTGAAGCAGAACCTCCAGGACGTCGGCATGAACATCGAGACCATCGCCACTGACGTCGCCGGCGGCAACCAGAAGATCGGCGACTGGGACTACGACATTGCCTTCACCTATCTCTACCAGTACGGCGATCCGGCCCTCGGCGTCGGTCGCAACTACGTCTCCAGCGCCATCGCCAAGGGCCAGGTGTTCAACAACGTCGAGGGTTACTCCAACCCGGAAATCGACAAGCTGTTCGCCGACGGCGCGGTGGCGACGCCCGACTCCAAGCGCAAGGAGATCTACGAGAAGGCGCAGAAGATCCTGGTCGAGGACGTGCCGGTGGCCTGGATGCTCGAGCTGCAATTCCCGACCATCATGCGCTGCAAGGTCAAGAACCTGATCACGACCGGCATCGGCGTCAATGACGGCTTCAAGGATGCATGGCTGGACAAGTGA
- the irrA gene encoding iron response transcriptional regulator IrrA, which produces MNVHSTPPEADSDDIAISFADEASARCAQLLGDAGLRLTRHRLALGQMLFLCPHRHVTAEGLYEEATAANLRLSLATVYNTLNQFTEAGLLRRIAADGIKSFFDTDTSVHPHFYLEGEDVLVDVTDRLTFTRIPGALPGHEIARLDVVVHLRRKRDADPA; this is translated from the coding sequence ATGAACGTCCATTCCACCCCACCCGAAGCGGATTCAGACGATATCGCCATCTCCTTCGCGGACGAGGCGTCGGCACGTTGCGCGCAACTGCTCGGCGATGCCGGCCTCAGGCTGACGCGCCACCGTCTGGCGCTTGGTCAAATGCTGTTCCTCTGCCCCCATCGTCATGTGACAGCGGAGGGGCTTTATGAAGAAGCGACGGCCGCCAATCTGCGGCTGTCGCTTGCGACCGTCTACAACACGCTGAACCAGTTCACCGAAGCCGGCCTGTTGCGCCGGATCGCGGCCGACGGCATCAAGTCGTTCTTCGACACCGATACGTCCGTGCATCCGCATTTCTACCTCGAAGGCGAGGATGTGCTGGTCGACGTCACCGACCGCCTGACCTTCACCAGGATACCCGGGGCGCTTCCGGGCCACGAGATCGCGCGGCTCGACGTCGTCGTCCATCTGCGCCGGAAGCGCGACGCAGACCCGGCATGA